The Deinococcus sp. LM3 genomic interval GACGCGCGGGCGTGGCTGGCGGGCATCCTGGCCCTGCTGGCGGTGGGCGCCCTGGGCGTGCGCGGCGCGGCGCAGGGCGAGTCCCGCGCCGCCCGCACCCTGCCCGCCACGCTCACGCTGATCCTGGCCGTGCTGGGCACCGAGGCCCTGCTGCGCGCCTACGCCGTCCCGGCCGGTCTGATCCCCACGCCGGGGCGCGTGCTGAGCGCGCTGTGGACCGCCCGCAGCGTCCTGCTTCAGGACACCTACACCACCTTCGTGCTGGAGGCGCTGCTGGGGTTCCTGGCCGGCACCGCGCTGGGGCTGGGGCTGGCGCTGCTGGTCGTGCGGTTCCGCTTCCTGGAACTCGGGCTGCTGCCGTACGCGGCGCTGTTCAGTTCGATTCCCATCGTGGCGCTGGCCCCCGTGATCGTGAAAGCAGTTGGCCTGGACTGGCCCAGCAAGACGGTCGTCGTGGCCGTCACGGTCCTGTTCCCGGTCGTGGTGGGCGCCGTGCGCGGCCTGCAGAGCGCCGCGCCGCTGCACCTGGACCTGATGCACACCTACGCCGCCCGCCCGGAGCAGACCTTCCGGGACGTGCGGATTCCCACCGCGCTGCCGTTCCTGTTCGGCGCGCTGAAAGTCTCCAGCACCCTGGCCCTGATCTCCGCCATCGTCGCCGAGTTCTTCGGCACGAACGGGCACGGCCTGGGGTTCCGCATCCAGATCGAGGTGGGCCGCTTCGGACTGGACGTCGTGTGGGCCGCCATCGTGCTCGCCAGTATCGCCGGTATGGCCTTCTTCGCGCTCGTCAGCGCCGCCGAGGCGCGGCTGCTGCCCCGCCGCTCCTGACCGACCCCGTTTCACCCGAACGCGCTCCCCACTCCCCGGAGGTTCCCATGAAACGCAGCACCCTGATCCTGGCCGCCCTGCTCCTGACCACCGCCTCCAGCGCTTCCGCGCAGAAACTCGTGCCCGTCAAGGTGCAGCTCAAGTGGTTCCCGCAGGCGCAGTTCGCCGGGTTCTTCGTCGCGCAGGCCAAGGGCTACTACAAAGCCGAAGGGCTGGACGTGCAGTTCCTCCCGACCGGCGACCAGAGCCCCATCCAGACGGTCGCCACCGGCACCGCCGACTTCGGCACCACCTGGATCACCGACCTGCTGACCGCCCGGCAGCAGGGCATCCCGGTCGTGCACATCGCGCAGCTGTTCCAGAAGAGCGGCTACACCCTCGTGTCCCTGAAATCCGCCGGTCTCAAGACCCCGGCCGACTTCAAGGGTAAGCGCGTGGGCGTGTGGCCCAGCGGGAACGAGTACCCCGCCGTGGCGCTGCTGAAGAAGTACGGCCTGACCACCAGCCTCGACTCTTCCGTCAGCAATCCCAGCGTGCAGGCTGTCACGTACCCCTTCGACCCCAGCATCGTCTTCCCCGACAAGGTCGATCTGGTCAGTGCCATGACCTACAACGAGGTCAACCAGATCGTCGGGCTGGGCTACCCGCTCGACAAACTCCAGATCTTCAACGCCAGCGACTACGGCATCAACCTCCTCGAGGACCTGATCTTCACCACCGAACGGACCCTGGCCAACAAGAACTTCAAGGGCAGCGGCATGAGCGGCGAGGACATCGCGGCGAAACTCGTGCGCGCCACCCTGAAAGGCTGGAACTACGCCGTGAAGAACCAGAAGGAAGCCGTGCAGACCGTCCTGATCAACTGCGGCAACACCTGCAAGGGGTCGGGCACCCGCGCCAGCGCCGCCGGCCACCAGACCTGGCAGATGGCCGAAGTCGCCAAGCTGTACAACGCCGGCCCCACCCTGAAGGGCCGCGCCGGGTACCTCGACCCCGCCACGTATAAGGCCAACGTCACGCTGCTGAAAAGCCTCGGCATCCTCAAGGCTGACCCCAGCCCCGCCGCCGTCACGTACAAAGTGTGGGAAAAAGCCACCGGGAAGAAGTAGATGGTTGATGGTTGAAGGTTGACAGAGGGTGGTTCCATCACCTGTCAACCATCAACTTTCAACTGTCTCCGAAGGAGACTCATGCTTGATCCACAACGAACCATCGACGACCTGAAAGCCCTGCGAGAATTGACCGGGGACGAGCACGGCGCGCAGCGGGTGGCGTTCACGGACACCTGGGTCGCCGCCCGCGCGTTCCTGAAGGAGCGGCTGGACGCTCTGCCGGTCACGCAGCACATGGACGCCGCCGGGAACTGGTGGGCGACCCTGCCCGGCGAGAGCGAGCGCGCCCTGCTGATCGGCGGGCACCTCGACTCCGTCCCGAATGGCGGGTGGCTGGACGGCTGCCTGAACGTCCTGGCGGGCCTGGAAGTCCTGCGCCGCGTGAACGAACAGTACGCCGGGCGCCCACCGGTCACGCTGAAACTCGTGGACTGGGCCGACGAGGAAGGCGCGCGCTTCGGCCGCAGCCTGTACGGGTCCAGTGCCGCCGGGGGCCAGCTCGACGTGACCGAGATGCGCAAACTGAAAGACCGTGACGGCGTGAGCCTCGAAGACGCCCTGCAACGCGTCGGCATCACCCTCGCGGACGCCCCGGATGCCCGCGCGGAACTGAAGGACGCCGCCGCGTACCTCGAACTGCACATCGAACAGGGCCCCGTCCTCGAACACATGGATCTGCCGCTCGGCGCGGTCCTCGGCACGGTCGGCGTCGAGCGGCACACCATTACCTTCCACGGGCAGGCCGCGCACAGCGGCAGCACGCCCATGAACGTCCGCCGCGACGCTTTCCTCGCCGCTGGACGCTTCGGGCAGGCCATCTATGACATCGCCGCGCGGCACGGGGGCGTGTGCACGGTCGGCAGCGTGAAGACCCTGCCCGGCATCGTCACCAGCGTCGTCGAAACCTGCGAAATCACCCTCGACCAGCGGCACCTCGACGCGGGCAAACTGGCCGCCATGTGGCAGGACGCGCAGGACGCCGCCACGCAATTCGCGCAGGAGGCGGGCTGCACCGTCACCTTCGGGTACCTCTGGAACATCGAACCCATCCCCTTCCACCCCATGCTCATCGACGCCGCCGAGGCCAGCATCCTCACCGTCACGCCCACCACGCACCGCCTCCCCAGCGGGCCGCTCCACGACGCCGCCGAGGTCGCCCGCGCGGGCGTCCCCACCGTCATGCTGTTCGTGCAGTCCCTGCGCGGCATCAGCCACAACAGGATCGAGGACACCCGCGAGGACCACATCGCCCTGAGCGTGCAGGCCCTGGATGAACTCACCACCCGCACGATGGACTGGATTGCCCGGAACACCTGACGTCCGGGCCGGAAAGGCGCACACTGAAGCCACCATGACCCCTGTTCGACTGGAGGATCCGATGTTGCCGACGCTGGCGGAACTGTTGACGCTTCCGGCGTTCGCGGGCGCGGAGGTCGTGAGTGGGCACGCGCACCTGACCCAGCCCGTGACCTGGGTGCATGTCTCAGAGGTGGCGGACGCCGCGCGGTTCCTGACCGGCGGGGAACTGCTCCTCTCGACCGGGTCGCTGCTGGCCCGCATGAACGAGGGTGAACTGGAGGGGTTCGTGGCGTCGCTGGCGCAGCGGGGCGCGCACGGGCTGGCGCTGGAACTCGTGCAGGTGTTCCGCGACGTGCCGCCCGCGTTGCTGGGCGCGTCGCGCCTGCATGGGTTGCCGCTGATCGTGTTCCGCGAGGAGGTGAGTTTCGCGGCCCTGACCCGCGCGGCGCACGCCCGCATCCTGAACCACGGCGGCCCGGCGCTGGACCCGAGCCTCGCGCCCCTACTGGACGCGCTGGCCGAGACGGGGCGCAGCGTGGCGTTCCTGCGTGCGCAGCTGGGGCCGCTGCTGAACCTGCCCGCCCGGCCCCGCTCGACACTGCTGGGCACGCTGGACGCCCTGCTGACCACGAACTTCAACATGGCCGAAACCGCCCGGCGCCTGGGCGTGCGGCGCCAGACGGTGTACTACCGCCTGGAGCAGCTGCGCGCCATGCTGCCCGATCTGGACGAACCCCGGCGGCAGCTGGGCCTGCATCTGGCGCTGGAACTGACGCGCAGCGAGGCGGGCGAGGCGCTCAGCGCCGCCGAGCGGACGTAGACAGGCGACTGGACAGACTGTCTCTTGCCGCTCCAGCACGCAAAAAACTACACTTCGGTTAACATTCGGTTTCCGCTCTTCTTTCTGAAGTCTGCGCCCTGCACACTGCCGGGTTCGCCCTGTCATTCCGGAGGTTCCGCCCATGCCCGACCCGCATCCCGACACGCACGACATCATCCAGGCGAACCGTGACCACACCCTGTTCTCGTGGAGCGTGCAGACCCAGACGAACCCCATCCACATGACCGGCGGCAAGGGCAGCCACTTTTTCGACGGGGACGGCAACACGTGGCTGGACTTTTCCAGCCAGCTGATCAACATCAACGTCGGGCATCAGCATCCGGCGGTGCTGGAGGCCATCAAGGCGCAGGTGGACACCATGTGTTTCGCCGGGCCGAGTTTCGCCACGGATGTCCGCGCGCAGCTGGGGCAGAAACTGCGTGAGGTGACGGGCCTGGGCAAGAGCTTCTTCACGCTGGGCGGCAGCGAGGCGAACGAGAACGCCATGAAGATCGCCCGCCTGTACACCGGCCGCGACAAGATCATCACCCGCTACCGCTCCTACCACGGGGCGACGATGGGCAGCATGACCGCCAGCGGCGACCCCCGGCGCTGGCCGGTCGAGCCCGGCGTGCCCGGCATCGTGCGCGCCTTCGACCCGTACTGCTACCGCTGCCCGTTCGGCAAGACGCCGGACAGTTGCGGGCGCGAGTGCGTGTCGCACATCGAGGAGATCATCCAGATGGAAGGGCCGCACACCATCGCCGCGATCATGGTCGAGGGCATCACCGGCAGCAACGGCCTGCTCGTCCCGCCGGACGACTACTACCCGAAACTGCGCGCCCTGTGTGATAAGTACGGCATCCTGCTGATCGACGACGAGGTCATGAGCGGCTTCGGACGCACCGGAACGTGGCTCGCCACGCAGCACTACGGCATCAAGCCCGACAT includes:
- a CDS encoding ABC transporter permease; this translates as MTAVRTVAARPGAALSTAAALLVGVGGLLLVCLTLPAPGEGTPPDARAWLAGILALLAVGALGVRGAAQGESRAARTLPATLTLILAVLGTEALLRAYAVPAGLIPTPGRVLSALWTARSVLLQDTYTTFVLEALLGFLAGTALGLGLALLVVRFRFLELGLLPYAALFSSIPIVALAPVIVKAVGLDWPSKTVVVAVTVLFPVVVGAVRGLQSAAPLHLDLMHTYAARPEQTFRDVRIPTALPFLFGALKVSSTLALISAIVAEFFGTNGHGLGFRIQIEVGRFGLDVVWAAIVLASIAGMAFFALVSAAEARLLPRRS
- a CDS encoding hydantoinase/carbamoylase family amidase, producing MLDPQRTIDDLKALRELTGDEHGAQRVAFTDTWVAARAFLKERLDALPVTQHMDAAGNWWATLPGESERALLIGGHLDSVPNGGWLDGCLNVLAGLEVLRRVNEQYAGRPPVTLKLVDWADEEGARFGRSLYGSSAAGGQLDVTEMRKLKDRDGVSLEDALQRVGITLADAPDARAELKDAAAYLELHIEQGPVLEHMDLPLGAVLGTVGVERHTITFHGQAAHSGSTPMNVRRDAFLAAGRFGQAIYDIAARHGGVCTVGSVKTLPGIVTSVVETCEITLDQRHLDAGKLAAMWQDAQDAATQFAQEAGCTVTFGYLWNIEPIPFHPMLIDAAEASILTVTPTTHRLPSGPLHDAAEVARAGVPTVMLFVQSLRGISHNRIEDTREDHIALSVQALDELTTRTMDWIARNT
- a CDS encoding ABC transporter substrate-binding protein, with the translated sequence MKRSTLILAALLLTTASSASAQKLVPVKVQLKWFPQAQFAGFFVAQAKGYYKAEGLDVQFLPTGDQSPIQTVATGTADFGTTWITDLLTARQQGIPVVHIAQLFQKSGYTLVSLKSAGLKTPADFKGKRVGVWPSGNEYPAVALLKKYGLTTSLDSSVSNPSVQAVTYPFDPSIVFPDKVDLVSAMTYNEVNQIVGLGYPLDKLQIFNASDYGINLLEDLIFTTERTLANKNFKGSGMSGEDIAAKLVRATLKGWNYAVKNQKEAVQTVLINCGNTCKGSGTRASAAGHQTWQMAEVAKLYNAGPTLKGRAGYLDPATYKANVTLLKSLGILKADPSPAAVTYKVWEKATGKK
- a CDS encoding aminotransferase class III-fold pyridoxal phosphate-dependent enzyme; translated protein: MPDPHPDTHDIIQANRDHTLFSWSVQTQTNPIHMTGGKGSHFFDGDGNTWLDFSSQLININVGHQHPAVLEAIKAQVDTMCFAGPSFATDVRAQLGQKLREVTGLGKSFFTLGGSEANENAMKIARLYTGRDKIITRYRSYHGATMGSMTASGDPRRWPVEPGVPGIVRAFDPYCYRCPFGKTPDSCGRECVSHIEEIIQMEGPHTIAAIMVEGITGSNGLLVPPDDYYPKLRALCDKYGILLIDDEVMSGFGRTGTWLATQHYGIKPDIVTCAKGLTSGYMPLGAVVVSDAIAEYFETHFLAGGLTYSGHPVSLAAAVANLKVYEDEHLFEHTRDLGEYLGQRLEAMKAKYACVGDVRYKGLFSVLELVRDKATKEPLAPFNGTSPEMGRLAAHLKSRHVYAYSRFNFLWVCPPLVVTREELDEGLAAYEEALALVDQMIGSPVAAD
- a CDS encoding PucR family transcriptional regulator encodes the protein MTPVRLEDPMLPTLAELLTLPAFAGAEVVSGHAHLTQPVTWVHVSEVADAARFLTGGELLLSTGSLLARMNEGELEGFVASLAQRGAHGLALELVQVFRDVPPALLGASRLHGLPLIVFREEVSFAALTRAAHARILNHGGPALDPSLAPLLDALAETGRSVAFLRAQLGPLLNLPARPRSTLLGTLDALLTTNFNMAETARRLGVRRQTVYYRLEQLRAMLPDLDEPRRQLGLHLALELTRSEAGEALSAAERT